The following coding sequences lie in one Microbacterium sp. XT11 genomic window:
- a CDS encoding MmcQ/YjbR family DNA-binding protein: MDSHELIACASARAEELPGSARENPFGPEWDVYKVRGRVFLLIPLDGTGRVTLKSHPDDAVALRETFADIVPGYHMNKKHWITLMPGPSLEPDLVAELVTESYLLVVEKLPRARRPVDPALFGRA, from the coding sequence ATGGATTCCCACGAGCTGATCGCATGCGCCTCCGCGCGTGCGGAGGAGTTGCCGGGGTCTGCACGGGAGAACCCGTTCGGACCGGAATGGGACGTGTACAAGGTCCGGGGGCGCGTGTTCCTGCTGATCCCGCTCGACGGAACCGGACGTGTCACGCTCAAGTCCCACCCCGACGATGCCGTCGCGCTGCGCGAGACCTTCGCCGACATCGTGCCCGGGTACCACATGAACAAGAAGCACTGGATCACGCTGATGCCGGGGCCGAGTCTCGAACCAGATCTCGTCGCCGAGCTCGTCACGGAGTCCTACCTCCTCGTGGTCGAGAAGCTCCCTCGCGCGCGGCGCCCCGTCGACCCAGCGCTCTTCGGACGCGCCTGA
- a CDS encoding LytR C-terminal domain-containing protein, which translates to MSKPSRDRFDDVPRSSGRVGAHRAEAPGMNGWVVLLWSFVAALVLIIAGIFGSLVVMGRISLFPDAAPTSVPTPEETGVVDTSYSVMILNASPDEGLDAQLRDQLINEGWAADTVFASDSASQDFETTTVYYVADEDEAAAIGLAGLIGGADVQQSDFYAGQNDTGGKQLVVVIGLDRAGAAGETPAP; encoded by the coding sequence GTGTCCAAGCCCTCCCGAGACCGATTCGATGACGTCCCCCGTTCGTCCGGGCGCGTAGGGGCGCACCGCGCCGAGGCCCCGGGCATGAACGGCTGGGTCGTTCTGCTGTGGTCGTTCGTCGCCGCCCTCGTCCTCATCATCGCGGGGATCTTCGGATCCCTCGTCGTGATGGGACGCATCTCGCTGTTCCCCGACGCCGCACCCACCTCCGTTCCGACGCCCGAGGAGACCGGCGTCGTCGACACGAGCTACTCCGTGATGATCCTCAACGCCTCGCCGGATGAGGGACTCGACGCCCAGCTGCGCGACCAGCTGATCAACGAGGGATGGGCCGCCGACACGGTGTTCGCGAGCGACAGCGCGAGCCAGGACTTCGAGACGACGACGGTGTACTACGTGGCCGACGAGGACGAGGCGGCCGCGATCGGACTCGCCGGTCTCATCGGAGGTGCCGACGTGCAGCAGAGCGACTTCTATGCGGGGCAGAACGACACCGGCGGCAAGCAGCTCGTCGTGGTCATCGGCCTCGATCGCGCCGGGGCGGCGGGGGAGACCCCGGCACCCTGA
- the msrB gene encoding peptide-methionine (R)-S-oxide reductase MsrB has protein sequence MSYSVNKSEDEWREELSPDQYAVLRQAATERAWTGELLDEKRAGLYTCGACGAELFKSGTKFDSGCGWPSFYESIRPDAVELLEDTSLGMVRTEVRCAACGSHLGHVFPDGFGTPTGDRYCMNSIALNFTPDAS, from the coding sequence ATGTCCTACAGCGTGAACAAGAGCGAAGACGAGTGGCGCGAGGAGCTCTCGCCCGACCAGTACGCGGTGCTGCGCCAGGCGGCGACCGAACGCGCGTGGACGGGCGAGCTGCTCGACGAGAAGCGCGCGGGACTCTACACCTGCGGCGCGTGCGGCGCCGAGCTCTTCAAGAGCGGCACGAAGTTCGACTCCGGATGCGGATGGCCGAGCTTCTATGAGTCGATCCGCCCCGACGCTGTGGAGCTGCTCGAGGACACGAGCCTCGGCATGGTCCGCACCGAGGTGCGGTGCGCGGCGTGCGGCTCGCATCTGGGGCACGTGTTCCCCGACGGCTTCGGCACGCCGACCGGTGACCGCTACTGCATGAACTCGATCGCGCTGAACTTCACGCCCGACGCGTCGTGA
- a CDS encoding DNA repair helicase XPB — MSDGPLIVQSDRTVLLEVAHPDAESARHELAIFAELERAPEHIHTYRITRLGLWNARAAGHTAEDMLETLDRWSRFPVPPSVAVDLRETVNRYGRLVIERDDEGTLILRSTDPAVLTQVAGNKRIQPLLLSHPTPETFVVDAWARGQIKQELLKLGWPAEDLAGYTPGTPHEIDLTEDGWQIRPYQQDAVDAFAKDGSGVVVLPCGAGKTIVGAGAMAATKTTTLILVTNTVSARQWRDELLKRTTLTPDEIGEYSGQAKEIKPVTIATYQILTAKRKGQYAHLALLDALDWGLIVYDEVHLLPAPVFKLTADLQARRRIGLTATLVREDGREGDVFSLIGPKRFDAPWKQIEAQGFISPAVCYEVRVDLPPGDRLEYAAATDDERYRLAASAPAKIDAVRELIAKHPDEQILVIGQYLDQLDTLSEALDAPQITGSTPVDEREELYRQFREGEIRLLVVSKVANFSIDLPEASVAIQVSGSFGSRQEEAQRLGRLLRPKQSGHTASFYTLVARDTIDQDYAQNRQRFLAEQGYSYTIMDADAIAA; from the coding sequence ATGTCTGATGGCCCCCTGATCGTGCAGAGCGACCGCACCGTGCTGCTCGAGGTCGCGCATCCGGATGCCGAGAGCGCCCGCCATGAGCTGGCGATCTTCGCCGAACTCGAGCGGGCTCCCGAGCACATCCACACGTACCGCATCACGCGCCTGGGCCTCTGGAACGCACGCGCAGCGGGCCACACCGCCGAAGACATGCTCGAGACGCTCGACCGCTGGTCGCGCTTCCCCGTTCCGCCCTCCGTCGCGGTCGACCTGCGCGAGACGGTGAACCGCTACGGCCGCCTCGTCATCGAGCGCGACGACGAGGGCACGCTGATCCTGCGCTCCACCGACCCCGCCGTGCTGACCCAGGTCGCCGGGAACAAGCGCATCCAGCCGCTGCTGCTCTCCCACCCCACGCCCGAGACGTTCGTCGTCGACGCGTGGGCCCGAGGACAGATCAAGCAGGAGCTGCTGAAGCTCGGCTGGCCCGCGGAGGACCTCGCCGGCTACACGCCGGGCACGCCGCACGAGATCGACCTGACGGAGGACGGGTGGCAGATCCGTCCCTACCAGCAGGATGCCGTCGACGCGTTCGCGAAGGACGGCTCGGGCGTGGTGGTCCTCCCCTGTGGCGCCGGGAAGACGATCGTCGGGGCGGGCGCCATGGCGGCGACGAAGACGACGACCTTGATCCTCGTGACGAACACGGTGTCTGCACGCCAGTGGCGCGACGAGCTGCTGAAGCGCACGACCCTCACGCCGGACGAGATCGGCGAGTACTCGGGTCAGGCGAAGGAGATCAAGCCGGTCACCATCGCGACTTATCAGATCCTCACGGCGAAGCGGAAGGGGCAGTACGCCCACCTGGCACTGCTCGATGCCCTCGACTGGGGGCTCATCGTCTACGACGAGGTGCACCTGCTCCCCGCCCCTGTGTTCAAGCTCACGGCCGACCTGCAGGCACGACGCCGCATCGGCCTCACCGCGACCCTCGTGCGCGAGGACGGACGAGAGGGCGACGTCTTCAGCCTGATCGGACCCAAGCGCTTCGACGCACCCTGGAAGCAGATCGAGGCCCAGGGATTCATCTCGCCCGCCGTCTGCTACGAGGTCCGCGTCGACCTGCCACCCGGCGACCGGTTGGAGTACGCCGCGGCCACCGACGACGAACGCTACCGGCTCGCGGCATCGGCGCCCGCGAAGATCGACGCGGTGCGTGAGCTGATCGCCAAGCATCCCGACGAGCAGATCCTCGTGATCGGGCAGTATCTCGACCAGCTCGACACGCTGTCCGAGGCGTTGGACGCCCCGCAGATCACCGGGTCGACGCCGGTCGACGAACGCGAAGAGCTCTACAGGCAGTTCCGCGAGGGCGAGATCCGGCTGCTCGTGGTGTCGAAGGTGGCCAACTTCTCGATCGATCTGCCCGAGGCATCCGTGGCCATCCAGGTGTCCGGGTCGTTCGGGTCCCGCCAGGAGGAGGCTCAGCGTCTGGGTCGCCTCCTGCGGCCCAAGCAGTCGGGCCACACGGCGAGCTTCTACACGCTCGTGGCACGCGACACCATCGATCAGGACTACGCGCAGAACCGCCAGCGGTTCCTCGCCGAGCAGGGGTACAGCTACACGATCATGGACGCGGACGCCATCGCGGCGTGA
- a CDS encoding DUF3263 domain-containing protein: MLGELTDRDRAILAIETAWPRHSGTKEELIRAQLGMSAARYYQLLGRLIESEAALEYDPLLVGRLRRLRDARASRRRARTPGFAG, encoded by the coding sequence ATGCTGGGAGAGCTCACCGACCGCGATCGCGCGATCCTCGCGATCGAGACGGCATGGCCGCGGCACAGCGGCACCAAGGAGGAGCTCATCCGCGCCCAGCTCGGCATGAGCGCCGCGCGGTACTACCAGCTGCTGGGCCGCCTCATCGAGTCGGAGGCGGCGCTCGAGTACGACCCCCTGCTGGTCGGACGGCTCCGTCGGCTCCGTGACGCCAGGGCGTCGAGACGTCGTGCGCGCACTCCGGGGTTCGCCGGCTGA
- a CDS encoding DMT family transporter: protein MTDSRRLPAPVALGGAVAIGVMTAVQARVNGVLGVRVDNGIVAGFISFSVGLVVLISVIPLLPSARSGVVRLWRGIRTGDVPFWMLLGGACGALTVSTQGVTAGVLGVSLFTVGVVAGQTLHGLVLDRIGFGPAGVVAVTPGRVLGGLLALAAVAISLSGDVLATAPLWMLLLPFAAGVGIAWQAAANGRLAQRVQSPITATLMSFLAGTVALALAAGVSILFRGVPQAPPAEPWLYLGGLLGFAYILLGAFIVAHTGVLLMGLGSVLGQLAASVGIDLVWPAASGPAPWQIAAMVVVAVASVVVAVPRRRRRASR, encoded by the coding sequence GTGACCGACAGCCGACGCCTCCCCGCCCCCGTCGCCCTGGGCGGGGCCGTCGCCATTGGCGTCATGACCGCTGTCCAGGCACGCGTGAACGGTGTGCTCGGGGTGCGGGTCGACAACGGCATCGTCGCCGGCTTCATCTCCTTCTCCGTCGGCCTGGTCGTGCTCATCTCCGTGATCCCGCTGCTGCCGTCGGCCCGGAGCGGAGTCGTCCGGCTGTGGCGGGGCATCCGCACGGGCGACGTGCCGTTCTGGATGCTCCTCGGCGGTGCATGTGGCGCGCTCACCGTGTCGACCCAGGGCGTCACCGCCGGGGTGCTGGGCGTCTCGCTCTTCACCGTCGGAGTCGTCGCGGGGCAGACGCTGCACGGTCTCGTCCTCGACCGCATCGGCTTCGGCCCCGCAGGCGTCGTGGCCGTGACACCAGGACGCGTGCTCGGAGGGCTGCTGGCGCTCGCGGCCGTGGCGATCTCGCTCAGCGGCGACGTGCTCGCCACCGCGCCGCTGTGGATGCTGCTGCTGCCCTTCGCCGCAGGCGTGGGCATAGCCTGGCAGGCTGCGGCGAACGGGCGTCTCGCTCAGCGCGTGCAGTCGCCGATCACGGCCACCCTGATGAGCTTCCTCGCGGGAACGGTCGCCCTCGCGCTCGCCGCAGGCGTCAGCATCCTCTTCCGGGGCGTGCCCCAGGCGCCTCCCGCGGAGCCGTGGCTCTACCTCGGCGGACTGCTGGGCTTCGCCTACATCCTGCTCGGCGCGTTCATCGTGGCGCACACCGGCGTGCTCCTCATGGGGCTCGGATCGGTGCTCGGTCAGCTCGCGGCATCCGTGGGCATCGACCTCGTGTGGCCGGCGGCATCCGGACCAGCGCCATGGCAGATCGCGGCGATGGTGGTCGTCGCCGTGGCCTCGGTAGTCGTGGCGGTTCCTCGTCGGCGCCGTCGGGCCAGCCGCTAG
- a CDS encoding DUF2332 domain-containing protein, producing the protein MTDAVQQRFARFAREEAPGRSELYREWAAGVADDRAVRDVLARIPETRRQPPLVFAVTRMLGAPLAGYGTWRAFLLAHADAVVEECASRRLQTNEPLRLAPLLPVLSELCGPLALLEIGASAGLCLYPDRYSYRVRGASGELRAAVDPVDGPSKVVLESTVTGPLPEMRMPEVVWRAGIDLAPLDARLDADRRWLQALVWPGEARRAERVAAALDIAASEPALLLTGDAGDRLDELVAATPSDATLVVTTPGVLVHIPREPRAALVRRLQELDAHWLTIDPPALLDVWRPAVDAASWDGFVVALDGGVRASADPLGRTWEWRAGEMRSAT; encoded by the coding sequence ATGACGGATGCCGTGCAGCAGCGCTTCGCCCGCTTCGCCCGTGAGGAGGCTCCGGGCCGGAGCGAGCTGTACCGGGAATGGGCCGCCGGCGTCGCGGACGACCGAGCCGTGCGAGATGTCCTCGCCCGGATCCCGGAGACGCGCCGCCAGCCGCCGCTCGTCTTCGCCGTGACCCGGATGCTCGGCGCGCCGCTGGCGGGCTACGGCACCTGGCGTGCGTTCCTGCTCGCGCACGCCGACGCCGTCGTGGAGGAGTGCGCGTCGCGACGGCTGCAGACGAACGAGCCGCTGCGGCTCGCGCCGCTTCTGCCCGTGCTCAGCGAGCTCTGCGGTCCGCTCGCCCTGCTCGAGATCGGCGCCTCGGCCGGGCTGTGCCTCTACCCCGACCGCTATTCGTACCGTGTGCGGGGAGCTTCCGGGGAGCTCCGAGCGGCCGTCGACCCCGTCGACGGCCCGTCGAAGGTCGTGCTGGAGAGCACGGTCACGGGCCCGCTCCCCGAGATGCGGATGCCGGAGGTCGTGTGGCGGGCCGGCATCGATCTGGCTCCGCTCGACGCGAGGCTCGACGCCGACCGGCGGTGGCTGCAAGCACTCGTCTGGCCGGGGGAGGCGCGAAGGGCGGAGCGGGTGGCCGCGGCCCTCGACATCGCAGCATCCGAACCGGCGCTCCTCCTGACGGGAGACGCGGGGGACAGGCTCGACGAACTGGTCGCGGCCACGCCGTCGGATGCGACGCTCGTCGTCACCACTCCCGGCGTGCTCGTGCACATCCCGCGAGAGCCGCGTGCCGCTCTGGTCCGTCGTCTCCAGGAGCTGGATGCGCACTGGCTCACGATCGACCCGCCTGCACTCCTCGACGTGTGGCGGCCGGCCGTCGATGCCGCGTCGTGGGACGGCTTCGTCGTCGCGCTCGACGGTGGCGTGCGCGCGTCCGCCGATCCGCTCGGGAGGACATGGGAGTGGCGCGCGGGTGAGATGCGCTCTGCGACGTAG
- a CDS encoding response regulator transcription factor: protein MTAARILVVDDEPNIRDLLSTGLSFAGFQVKTVANGAATISAVLEEEPDLIILDVMLPDMNGFSVTKRLRGAGFTAPILFLTAKDGTEDKIEGLNAGGDDYVTKPFSLDEIVARAQAILRRTMQADEESIIRAGELTMDQDTHDVHVGKESIELSPTEFKLLRYLMLNPNRVLSKAQILDHVWEYDFNGDAGIVESYISYLRRKIDPHTEESLIQTKRGFGYMLKVGK, encoded by the coding sequence ATGACTGCTGCGCGCATCCTGGTCGTCGACGACGAGCCGAACATCCGCGACCTGCTTTCAACGGGTCTCAGCTTCGCCGGGTTCCAGGTGAAGACGGTGGCCAACGGCGCCGCCACCATCTCGGCGGTGCTGGAGGAGGAGCCCGACCTCATCATCCTCGACGTGATGCTCCCCGACATGAACGGGTTCAGCGTCACCAAGCGCCTGCGCGGCGCCGGGTTCACCGCGCCCATCCTGTTCCTCACCGCGAAGGACGGCACCGAGGACAAGATCGAGGGACTCAACGCAGGCGGCGACGACTACGTCACCAAGCCGTTCAGCCTCGACGAGATCGTCGCTCGGGCCCAGGCCATCCTTCGTCGCACCATGCAGGCCGACGAGGAGTCGATCATCCGCGCGGGCGAGCTGACCATGGATCAGGACACGCACGATGTGCACGTCGGCAAGGAGTCCATCGAGCTCAGCCCCACCGAGTTCAAGCTGCTGCGCTACCTCATGCTCAACCCCAATCGCGTGCTGTCGAAGGCGCAGATCCTCGACCACGTCTGGGAGTACGACTTCAACGGCGACGCCGGCATCGTGGAGAGCTACATCTCGTACCTCCGCCGCAAGATCGACCCGCACACCGAGGAGTCGCTCATCCAGACCAAGCGCGGCTTCGGCTACATGCTCAAGGTCGGCAAGTAG
- a CDS encoding sensor histidine kinase, protein MAHKPDAVTRWWRAISLRAKVTGVTVAVLALGLLVAGLGTVPILRTTLVDNIDAQLPALVSSDLTGRYFDVDTSSGEPVYRPKEPPRDFFFAIYDAAGVLRATAGGGNGAATPLFPSTYTPLQAQANADAKFTLEGTKGATFRAAVASTTGEGGALQVQLVAMPLSAADRIISQYFGIYITVALITIVIAALLIRGLVTLTFRRLGQVESTAMAIAAGNFSQRLTDLEPTTEVGRLNAAINAMLDRADHSLAQRDRTVQQMRRFIGDASHELRTPLVSVRGYAELYRMGAIKGEEDTARAMERIEKEAIRMGVLVEDLLALARLDEEREIEIEPLDLRPIARDAALDVRAAAPGRTVTVVDRTVDAPLIEVTPRTEPTPQPPAPRGLSRAALSRLRRRPRTPQVPAIDFTEATDIPVRTPPIVLGEENKVRQVVTNLLGNARRFSPEESPIEIVVDADRVKGTGSIAVVDHGEGIPPQIREQIFERFWRADTSRARETGGSGLGLAIVASIVKALHGSVTVSETPGGGATFTVTLPLAPARATPAHLLQDTQPLDPLDL, encoded by the coding sequence ATGGCGCACAAGCCTGACGCGGTCACCCGCTGGTGGCGGGCGATCAGCCTGCGCGCGAAGGTGACCGGGGTGACGGTCGCGGTGCTCGCCCTCGGACTCCTCGTCGCGGGCCTCGGCACCGTGCCTATCCTGCGCACGACGCTCGTCGACAACATCGACGCGCAGTTGCCCGCCCTGGTGTCGTCCGACCTCACCGGGCGGTACTTCGACGTCGACACGTCGAGCGGCGAACCGGTCTACCGACCGAAGGAACCGCCGCGCGACTTCTTCTTCGCCATCTATGACGCCGCAGGAGTCCTGCGCGCGACGGCGGGCGGGGGCAACGGCGCGGCCACCCCGCTCTTCCCGTCGACCTACACGCCGCTGCAAGCGCAGGCGAACGCCGACGCGAAGTTCACGCTCGAGGGCACCAAGGGCGCCACCTTCCGCGCCGCAGTGGCGAGCACCACGGGCGAAGGCGGCGCATTGCAGGTGCAGCTCGTCGCCATGCCCCTGTCGGCCGCGGACAGGATCATCAGCCAGTACTTCGGCATCTACATCACCGTGGCGCTCATCACCATCGTGATCGCGGCGCTGCTGATCCGGGGGCTCGTCACTCTCACGTTCCGGCGGCTCGGACAGGTGGAGTCCACGGCCATGGCCATCGCCGCGGGCAACTTCAGCCAGCGCCTGACCGATCTCGAGCCGACGACCGAGGTCGGGCGCCTCAATGCCGCCATCAACGCCATGCTCGACAGGGCCGACCATTCGCTCGCCCAGCGCGATCGCACGGTGCAGCAGATGCGACGGTTCATCGGCGATGCGAGCCACGAGCTGCGCACGCCGCTCGTCAGCGTCCGCGGCTACGCCGAGCTCTACCGCATGGGCGCGATCAAGGGCGAGGAAGACACCGCGCGGGCCATGGAGCGGATCGAGAAGGAAGCGATCCGCATGGGCGTGCTGGTGGAGGATCTGCTGGCGCTCGCGCGTCTCGACGAGGAACGCGAGATCGAGATCGAGCCTCTCGACCTCCGCCCGATCGCACGCGACGCGGCCCTCGACGTGCGCGCCGCCGCACCGGGGCGCACGGTGACCGTGGTCGACCGCACCGTCGACGCCCCGCTCATCGAGGTGACCCCGCGCACCGAGCCGACACCTCAGCCACCGGCGCCACGCGGCCTGTCGCGCGCCGCGCTCTCGCGGCTCCGCCGCCGCCCGCGCACCCCGCAGGTGCCCGCGATCGACTTCACCGAGGCCACGGACATCCCCGTGCGCACGCCGCCGATCGTGCTCGGCGAGGAGAACAAGGTGCGGCAGGTCGTCACCAACCTCCTCGGCAACGCCCGTCGGTTCTCGCCCGAGGAGAGTCCGATCGAGATCGTCGTCGACGCCGACCGTGTCAAGGGCACCGGCAGCATCGCCGTCGTCGACCACGGCGAGGGCATCCCGCCGCAGATCCGCGAGCAGATCTTCGAGCGCTTCTGGCGCGCCGACACGTCGCGTGCTCGAGAGACGGGAGGCTCCGGTCTGGGTCTCGCCATCGTGGCCTCGATCGTGAAAGCCCTGCACGGCAGCGTCACCGTCTCGGAGACACCGGGCGGCGGCGCGACGTTCACCGTGACGCTCCCGCTGGCCCCCGCCCGCGCCACGCCGGCGCACCTGCTGCAGGACACGCAGCCGCTGGACCCGCTGGACCTCTGA
- the groL gene encoding chaperonin GroEL (60 kDa chaperone family; promotes refolding of misfolded polypeptides especially under stressful conditions; forms two stacked rings of heptamers to form a barrel-shaped 14mer; ends can be capped by GroES; misfolded proteins enter the barrel where they are refolded when GroES binds), which produces MAKIIAFDEEARRGLERGLNILADAVKVTLGPRGRNVVLEKKWGAPTITNDGVSIAKEIELDDPYEKIGAELVKEVAKKTDDVAGDGTTTATVLAQALVREGLRNVAAGADPISLKRGIEKAVAAITEELLSNAKEIESKEQIAATASISAADQAIGELIAEAIDKVGKEGVVTVEESQTFGTELELTEGMRFDKGYLNPYFVTDPERQEAVFEDPYILIANQKISNIKDLLPIVDKVIQDGKELVIIAEDVEGEALATLVLNKLKGIFKSVAVKAPGFGDRRKAQLQDIAILTGGQVITEEVGLKLENATLDLLGRARKVIVTKDETTIVEGAGDAAQIEGRVTQIRREIENTDSDYDREKLQERLAKLAGGVAVIKAGAATEVELKERKHRIEDAVRNAKAAVEEGIVPGGGVALIQSGAKALEALSLSGDEATGANIVRVAIEAPLKQIALNAGLEPGVVANKVAELPAGQGLNAATGEYGDMFAQGIIDPAKVTRSALQNAASIAGLFLTTEAVVADKPEKAAAPAGDPTGGMDF; this is translated from the coding sequence ATGGCAAAGATCATCGCTTTCGATGAGGAGGCCCGCCGCGGCCTCGAGCGCGGCCTGAACATCCTCGCCGACGCCGTCAAGGTGACCCTCGGCCCGCGTGGCCGCAACGTCGTGCTCGAGAAGAAGTGGGGCGCCCCCACGATCACGAACGACGGTGTGTCGATCGCCAAGGAGATCGAGCTGGACGACCCGTACGAGAAGATCGGCGCGGAGCTCGTCAAGGAGGTCGCGAAGAAGACCGACGACGTCGCGGGTGACGGCACCACCACCGCCACGGTCCTGGCACAGGCCCTGGTCCGCGAGGGTCTGCGCAACGTCGCGGCCGGCGCCGACCCCATCTCGCTCAAGCGCGGCATCGAGAAGGCCGTCGCCGCCATCACCGAGGAGCTGCTGAGCAACGCCAAGGAGATCGAGTCGAAGGAGCAGATCGCCGCGACCGCGTCGATCTCCGCCGCAGACCAGGCGATCGGCGAGCTCATCGCCGAGGCCATCGACAAGGTCGGCAAGGAGGGTGTCGTCACGGTCGAGGAGTCGCAGACCTTCGGCACCGAGCTCGAGCTCACCGAGGGCATGCGCTTCGACAAGGGCTACCTCAACCCCTACTTCGTCACGGACCCGGAGCGCCAGGAGGCCGTCTTCGAGGACCCGTACATCCTCATCGCCAACCAGAAGATCTCGAACATCAAGGACCTTCTGCCGATCGTCGACAAGGTGATCCAGGACGGCAAGGAGCTCGTCATCATCGCCGAGGACGTCGAGGGCGAGGCTCTCGCGACGCTCGTGTTGAACAAGCTCAAGGGCATCTTCAAGTCGGTCGCCGTCAAGGCTCCCGGCTTCGGCGACCGCCGCAAGGCTCAGCTGCAGGACATCGCGATCCTCACGGGTGGCCAGGTCATCACCGAGGAGGTCGGCCTCAAGCTCGAGAACGCGACGCTCGACCTGCTCGGCCGTGCTCGCAAGGTCATCGTCACCAAGGATGAGACCACCATCGTCGAGGGTGCCGGTGATGCTGCGCAGATCGAGGGTCGCGTCACGCAGATCCGCCGCGAGATCGAGAACACCGACAGCGACTACGACCGCGAGAAGCTGCAGGAGCGCCTCGCGAAGCTCGCCGGCGGCGTCGCCGTCATCAAGGCGGGTGCCGCGACGGAGGTCGAGCTCAAGGAGCGCAAGCACCGTATCGAGGACGCCGTCCGCAACGCGAAGGCGGCCGTCGAGGAGGGCATCGTCCCCGGTGGTGGCGTCGCGCTGATCCAGTCGGGTGCCAAGGCCCTCGAGGCGCTCTCGCTCTCGGGCGACGAGGCGACCGGTGCGAACATCGTCCGCGTGGCGATCGAGGCTCCGCTCAAGCAGATCGCTCTCAACGCCGGTCTCGAGCCGGGCGTCGTGGCGAACAAGGTCGCCGAGCTGCCGGCTGGTCAGGGCCTCAACGCCGCGACCGGTGAGTACGGTGACATGTTCGCACAGGGCATCATCGACCCGGCGAAGGTGACCCGTTCTGCGCTGCAGAACGCCGCCTCGATCGCCGGTCTCTTCCTCACCACCGAGGCCGTCGTCGCCGACAAGCCCGAGAAGGCCGCCGCTCCCGCGGGCGACCCCACGGGCGGCATGGATTTCTGA
- a CDS encoding SOS response-associated peptidase family protein — MCASYGLDPRFTETELLDGVDDAVLEGLRSWAEGNAGETLRPTGKNLRNLNPVLREVDGETTLEPAWWGFLVDGQPARFPSINTRSERLQERPGALKARALVPATGWYELKKPERVWHDFGLDSGALFGMAAVTQRGRTADGEWFTCYSIVMRPAPEHLAAIHDRMPVLIPTTFAREWLAAQGDRELIDEALLAAASLDERVVAVPRSDDKGSDRLF, encoded by the coding sequence ATGTGCGCGAGTTATGGGCTGGATCCGCGATTCACCGAGACCGAGCTGCTCGACGGTGTCGACGACGCCGTGCTCGAGGGGCTGCGCTCGTGGGCCGAGGGCAACGCCGGCGAGACGCTGCGACCAACGGGCAAGAACCTCCGCAACCTCAATCCCGTGCTCCGCGAGGTCGACGGAGAGACGACGCTCGAGCCGGCCTGGTGGGGGTTCCTCGTCGACGGGCAGCCCGCGCGCTTCCCCTCCATCAACACCCGCTCCGAGCGGCTGCAGGAACGCCCGGGGGCGCTCAAGGCGCGTGCGCTCGTGCCAGCCACCGGGTGGTACGAGTTGAAGAAGCCCGAGCGGGTGTGGCACGACTTCGGCCTCGACTCGGGAGCGCTGTTCGGCATGGCTGCCGTCACGCAGCGCGGACGCACGGCCGACGGCGAGTGGTTCACGTGCTACTCAATCGTCATGCGCCCCGCTCCCGAGCACCTCGCCGCCATTCACGACCGGATGCCGGTGCTGATCCCGACGACCTTCGCGCGGGAGTGGCTCGCCGCGCAGGGAGACCGTGAGCTCATCGACGAGGCGCTGCTGGCCGCGGCGTCGCTCGACGAGAGAGTGGTCGCCGTCCCCCGCTCCGACGACAAGGGCTCCGACCGTCTCTTCTGA
- a CDS encoding WXG100 family type VII secretion target yields MSVFTVDTDAVRSAEAAAIATMERLRTESTTLTAQLTQLQSSWTGTASSAFQSCVEQWRGTALHVEQSLESIGSSLGGAATQYADADLYSASLFR; encoded by the coding sequence ATGTCCGTCTTCACCGTCGACACCGATGCGGTCCGATCCGCCGAGGCCGCCGCCATCGCCACGATGGAGCGTCTGCGCACGGAATCCACCACGCTGACGGCGCAGCTGACGCAGCTGCAGTCGTCGTGGACGGGGACCGCGTCGAGCGCGTTCCAGAGCTGCGTCGAGCAGTGGCGCGGCACGGCGCTGCACGTCGAGCAGTCGCTCGAGTCGATCGGCTCGTCGCTGGGCGGCGCCGCCACGCAGTACGCGGATGCCGACCTGTACTCGGCGAGCCTCTTCCGCTGA